A part of Acipenser ruthenus chromosome 12, fAciRut3.2 maternal haplotype, whole genome shotgun sequence genomic DNA contains:
- the LOC117417068 gene encoding translocation protein SEC62-like — protein MAERRKQKKRIQEVGEPTKEEKAVAKYFRFNCPTKSTSMMGHRVDYFIASKAVDCLLDSKWAKAKKGDEALFTTRESAVDYCNRLLKKQFFHRALKVMKKKPEKELKNEKDKEKEKEKNKTDSKEEEKKNKKEVAKEEKSKKEKDKNEKDKKKEAEVAEAKKEKSDESPGTPKKKKETKKKFKLEPHEDQIFLDGNEVYVWIYDPVHVKTFAMGLILVIAVITATLFPLWPAEMRVGVYYLSVAAGCFVASILLLAVARCILFLIIWVLTVGRHHFWFLPNLTADVGFIDSFRPLYTHEYKAPRSDSKKPIDDKAEDAVKPQKSDSEEKSDSEKKEKEAMGEGEDEDGKAPGSLAAEGSAGERQSDTDSDRREDDGSQHSNGNDFEVITREELEQHTDEGDAEEEGEYEEEEEEEEEEEEDDETKPLHKKT, from the exons ATGGCGGAGCGGAGGAAGCAGAAGAAGAGAATCCag GAGGTTGGTGAACCAACCAAGGAGGAGAAGGCAGTTGCCAAATACTTCCGCTTTAATTGCCCTACCAAATCCACAAGCATGATGGGCCACAGAGTGGACTACTTTATAG CTTCAAAAGCAGTAGACTGTCTTTTGGATTCTAAGTGGGCAAAAGCCAAGAAGGGAGATGAGGCCTTGTTCACTACCAGAGAGTCTGCCGTGGATTACTGCAACAG ACTCCTGAAGAAGCAGTTTTTTCATCGAGCCCTGAAAGTAATGAAAAAGAAGCCAGAAAAGGAATTGAAGAACGAGAAggataaagagaaagaaaaggaaaaaaacaagacTGACAGCAAAgaggaggagaaaaaaaacaagaaggaaGTGGCCAAGGAGGAAAAGAGCAAGAAGGAGAAAGACAAGAATGAGAAAGACAAGAAGAAAGAAGCAGAAGTAGCAGAGGCCAAAAAGGAGAAAAgc gATGAAAGTCCAGGAACaccaaagaagaaaaaagagaccAAGAAAAAATTCAAATTGGAGCCACATGAGGATCAGATCTTCCTGGATGGAAATGAG GTGTATGTTTGGATTTATGACCCAGTTCATGTTAAAACCTTTGCCATGGGGCTGATATTAG TTATTGCGGTGATAACAGCCACCCTTTTCCCTCTCTGGCCTGCAGAAATGCGTGTGGGTGTCTATTATTTGAGTGTGGCAGCTGGTTGCTTTGTTGCCAGTATCCTCCTTCTTGCAGTGG CTCGTTGCATTCTGTTCCTCATAATCTGGGTGTTGACGGTAGGCCGCCACCACTTCTGGTTCCTGCCGAACCTGACGGCTGACGTTGGATTTATCGACTCCTTCAGACCTCTTTACACCCATGAGTACAAGGCACCTCGATCAGACTCTAAGAAACCTATCGACGACAAAGCAGAGGACGCGGTAAAGCCCCAGAAATCGGACAGCGAGGAAAAGTCAGAtagtgaaaagaaagaaaaagaggctATGGGCGAGGGGGAGGATGAGGACGGGAAAGCCCCAGGCAGCTTAGCGGCAGAGGGGTCGGCCGGGGAGAGACAGTCAGACACGGACAGTGATCGCAGAGAGGATGACGGTTCACAGCACAGCAACGGCAACGACTTCGAGGTGATCACcagagaggagctggagcagcacaCTGACGAGGGGGATGCTGAGGAAGAGGGCGAGtacgaggaggaagaggaggaagaggaggaggaggaggaggatgatgagacAAAGcctttacataaaaaaacataa